In the Candidatus Poribacteria bacterium genome, one interval contains:
- a CDS encoding Rpn family recombination-promoting nuclease/putative transposase: MIERDLQELSNVSSHQFPDRSAKWFLRQREYLEALLSLFGKELADALDFGRIVQVNRSFISDDLRTQESDMVFRVPFRSPTQTGGEVIVYLLIEHQSRVDRSMSLRLLSYMVQVWMEERRQWTEAKQPQAEWRLTPIIPIVFYTGSREWRAPLSLTALMDSPEILTRFIPTFDTLLLDVKATDPDELTQTGQPFGWLLTVLQQEHTEDPDVMRQTLLDALEGLRDLHTHDAEAYQRAILYIFLLILHRRSEEEQKDLFRILTQEHTQNMEIVGMAESIIEISEKRGLQQGIEQGEIQGKQEALLKLLQHRFPGVPDTVITRVRALRNLVELDALFEKSLTAKSLEDIQ, translated from the coding sequence TTGATAGAACGCGATCTTCAGGAGTTGTCAAATGTATCGAGCCACCAATTCCCTGATAGGAGTGCGAAATGGTTCCTGCGTCAGCGGGAATACCTCGAGGCGTTACTGAGCCTGTTTGGTAAGGAGCTCGCCGATGCTCTTGACTTCGGGCGGATCGTGCAGGTGAATAGAAGTTTCATCTCCGATGACCTTCGGACGCAAGAATCGGATATGGTATTCCGGGTGCCGTTTCGGTCTCCGACGCAAACGGGTGGGGAAGTCATCGTCTATCTTCTCATAGAGCACCAATCCAGGGTGGACCGGTCTATGAGTTTGCGGTTGCTGTCTTACATGGTTCAGGTATGGATGGAGGAGCGGCGACAGTGGACAGAGGCAAAGCAACCCCAGGCAGAGTGGCGGTTGACTCCCATCATCCCGATTGTCTTTTACACGGGGAGCAGAGAGTGGCGGGCTCCGCTCTCTCTGACTGCCCTCATGGACAGCCCAGAAATCCTCACACGCTTCATCCCGACCTTCGACACCTTGCTCCTTGATGTCAAAGCCACAGACCCTGACGAACTGACACAGACAGGGCAACCTTTCGGATGGTTATTGACCGTCTTGCAACAAGAACACACTGAAGACCCGGACGTAATGCGACAAACACTCCTTGACGCTTTAGAGGGACTCAGGGACCTCCACACACACGACGCTGAAGCGTATCAGCGCGCAATTTTGTATATCTTCCTTCTTATCCTACACCGCAGATCCGAAGAAGAACAGAAAGACTTATTCCGTATCCTCACACAAGAGCATACACAAAACATGGAGATTGTAGGCATGGCAGAATCTATCATTGAAATCAGCGAAAAACGCGGACTCCAACAAGGCATAGAGCAAGGAGAGATCCAAGGCAAACAAGAGGCCCTGCTGAAGTTGCTGCAGCACCGGTTTCCGGGCGTTCCCGATACGGTGATCACGCGGGTGCGTGCCCTCCGTAACCTTGTTGAACTCGATGCGCTCTTTGAGAAAAGTCTGACAGCGAAAAGCCTTGAGGATATCCAGTAG
- a CDS encoding Uma2 family endonuclease codes for MERKIGTAPTLVYPESDGEPMAETPKHQQVMIDCMDILRNHFHGIPDVYIGGNMLLYYEEGNPRKSVSPDVFMVHGLSKKELRTYKTWEQPATLDFVLEVASPSTYTRDFNEKMEIYAKILRVKEYYIYDPYHEIEPYFVGFRLVGETYEEIAFVNARLPSSVLGLELGEHEGMLRLYDPVKSAWLLTSQERVAQAETRVQQESLARQEAESRVQHAEAELKKLRAALERLEATK; via the coding sequence ATGGAAAGAAAAATAGGCACTGCCCCGACACTCGTCTATCCCGAATCAGACGGAGAACCGATGGCAGAAACTCCGAAACATCAGCAGGTGATGATAGATTGCATGGATATCCTACGAAACCATTTTCATGGGATCCCAGATGTGTATATCGGTGGGAACATGCTACTGTATTATGAAGAGGGGAATCCTCGGAAGAGCGTCTCCCCGGACGTATTCATGGTTCATGGACTGTCGAAAAAAGAACTCCGAACATACAAAACCTGGGAACAACCCGCCACCCTTGATTTTGTGTTAGAAGTTGCCAGTCCGAGTACGTATACGAGAGACTTCAACGAGAAGATGGAGATATATGCCAAGATTCTGCGTGTCAAAGAGTATTATATCTATGACCCCTATCATGAAATTGAGCCCTATTTCGTTGGGTTCCGGCTTGTGGGTGAAACTTATGAGGAGATAGCATTCGTGAACGCACGACTCCCGTCTTCAGTGTTAGGTTTGGAGTTGGGCGAGCATGAGGGTATGCTGCGTTTATATGACCCTGTTAAGTCCGCGTGGTTACTTACTTCTCAAGAACGCGTAGCACAGGCGGAAACCCGTGTGCAACAAGAATCCCTGGCACGACAGGAGGCGGAATCTCGTGTGCAACACGCTGAAGCGGAACTCAAAAAACTGCGCGCAGCACTTGAACGTTTAGAAGCAACCAAATAG
- a CDS encoding leucine-rich repeat domain-containing protein, whose product MVKIGKYLPIVILICIGLAFATADAQENLAQQVSAIFQQNCLNCHGPSGSFKEALLIERNALIDTQVVIIGNPENSEFYKRLLGPTEKGPQMPLNLPPLSPEAVETIARWITAGAPDWDVQHDINFITTDTILNTIRNHLKSLDPFDRPSARYFTMTHLYNAGESPETLSDYRIALSKLVNSLSWKFEITNPTPIDKAQTIFYIDLRRYEWNTTTDVWTQIEQVYPYNIAFDPEIQAGLLEKLTHLQTETDSTVPFVHVDWFLATASLPPLYHDILGLPQTDRVLEAQLEVNVASNIRNAPGIDVWRAGFNDSGVSSNNRVVERHTSRYGAYWKSYDFAGSVGSQNIFTHPLDFTHDGGEIIFNLPNGLQAYLLVDVNGNRLNDAPIDIVRNLAASNPTVRNGLSCIGCHTQGMKKFEDSVRAAIEQDDNPPYNKEQALRLYAKQSVLDNLVAKDTLRFQQALEKIGGPFADDASRQHFFKQHESEPIQRFHESFQAPLNVRHAAAAVGLETEAFLAQVRVKQSLKNLGLQTLTDMNGTVKRDAWTSNFHDLISALNTPDSVLPPIVQRPERIPGASVHIPDSPLRKVIEDALNKTPGSPITVAEMATLRELEAGNRDIRDLTGLEFATNLGFLNVESNSISDISPLAGLTNLTELKMGGNPISDISPLASLTKLRQIWFNDTEVADLSPLASLRDLETINAAATRISSLAPLEGLTKLRILETIHSDISDLSPLAGLTNLTRLLLYDCKATDLLPLRGLTKLRWLGFPHTNNITDFSPLSGLTELRHLDLFHTEISDLSPLAKLINLETLILDWNRIVDVSPLASLHNLKTLYLHVNNIEDFSPLDGIRKNIEVFTWHRNPGYPKGGPKIEGPWLWLMLQSHWTEGMDQIDHLSKASNGKITEQQIATLGTADGERIGDSVWLKSTLEPYHYDDPNRNYNNLRRLLLPEEEVVESKSPWFEVYSTITLYSPRAQHTRIFIGAADSPRKVLLNGELVYHYEHYVDRDAWNTDYQDFFPITLRKGKNVLLVHHKYNTRRPIGYFFGFEPGTEYSVVNPRVGYTFSEPKIHVGDTFTLDLSTENIYDLAGWQFDIAFDPTVLEVVEVNEGDFLKTGGETTFFQKGTIDNSTGKITKLSSARLSEDGVSGTGTLLSVMFTAKTAGQTQLKLENFQLAAITGVSIPAGPQEVVITVEGQLATGDVNRDGQVNILDMVLVARHFGKTVPPDSDVDLNGDGVVNIQDLIIVAQHLGETTSAAPSIFAVDDIEGIDPAMIQVWIEQAQVEDDGSIAFRKGIANLEQLLTLFIPETTALLNNYPNPFNPETWIPYQLSEPAEVTLRIYAVNGSLIRTLALGQMPAGIYQIRPRAAYWDGKNDLGESVASGVYFYTLTAGNFTATKKMLIRK is encoded by the coding sequence ATGGTGAAAATTGGCAAATACCTCCCTATAGTCATCCTAATATGTATCGGATTAGCGTTTGCAACAGCGGATGCCCAAGAAAACCTTGCCCAACAAGTGTCCGCTATTTTTCAGCAAAACTGCTTGAATTGTCATGGACCCTCCGGTTCCTTTAAAGAAGCACTCTTGATTGAGCGAAACGCGCTTATTGATACTCAGGTCGTCATTATAGGAAACCCAGAAAACTCAGAGTTCTATAAACGACTCCTTGGACCGACTGAGAAGGGTCCACAAATGCCGCTCAACCTACCACCGCTCTCACCAGAAGCCGTTGAAACGATTGCCCGCTGGATTACCGCAGGCGCGCCAGATTGGGATGTGCAGCACGACATCAATTTCATAACCACGGATACAATACTCAATACCATCCGAAACCACCTAAAATCGTTGGATCCGTTTGACCGCCCCTCCGCACGGTATTTTACAATGACGCATCTCTATAATGCCGGTGAAAGCCCTGAAACACTCAGCGACTATCGGATCGCGCTCTCTAAACTCGTAAATAGTCTTTCGTGGAAGTTTGAGATCACAAACCCAACACCCATTGATAAAGCACAAACAATCTTCTATATTGACCTGCGCCGCTACGAATGGAATACCACAACCGATGTCTGGACACAAATTGAGCAAGTATATCCGTACAACATTGCGTTTGATCCAGAAATACAAGCCGGTCTCCTTGAAAAACTGACACACCTACAGACTGAAACGGACAGCACAGTACCATTTGTCCATGTCGATTGGTTTCTTGCGACCGCGTCGTTGCCACCGCTCTATCACGATATTTTAGGTCTTCCACAAACAGACCGTGTATTAGAGGCACAATTAGAGGTAAATGTTGCGAGTAATATCAGGAACGCCCCAGGGATAGATGTCTGGCGTGCGGGTTTCAACGATTCGGGTGTCTCCTCGAACAACCGCGTCGTGGAACGCCACACATCTCGGTATGGCGCGTATTGGAAAAGTTACGACTTTGCTGGAAGTGTAGGTTCACAGAATATCTTTACACATCCGCTTGATTTCACACACGATGGTGGCGAAATTATCTTCAATCTCCCCAACGGGTTGCAGGCGTACTTGCTGGTTGACGTTAATGGTAACCGGCTGAACGACGCACCAATTGACATCGTTAGGAACCTTGCTGCAAGCAATCCGACAGTCCGGAACGGTCTCTCGTGTATTGGGTGCCATACGCAAGGCATGAAGAAGTTTGAAGATAGTGTGCGTGCGGCGATTGAACAGGATGACAACCCGCCGTATAACAAAGAACAGGCACTACGACTCTACGCTAAACAGTCAGTCCTTGATAATCTGGTTGCAAAAGATACACTAAGGTTTCAGCAGGCACTGGAAAAGATTGGCGGTCCGTTTGCGGATGACGCATCCAGACAACACTTCTTCAAGCAACATGAAAGCGAACCGATCCAACGGTTTCATGAGTCGTTTCAAGCACCACTAAATGTCCGCCATGCTGCAGCCGCAGTCGGATTAGAAACAGAAGCATTTCTTGCACAGGTCCGTGTGAAACAGAGCCTAAAAAACTTGGGATTACAAACACTCACCGATATGAACGGCACGGTAAAACGGGATGCGTGGACATCGAATTTTCACGACCTGATCTCTGCGTTGAATACCCCTGATAGTGTCCTTCCGCCCATTGTGCAGCGTCCGGAGCGTATACCTGGGGCATCTGTTCACATTCCTGACTCGCCCCTTCGCAAAGTAATTGAAGATGCCCTCAACAAGACCCCTGGATCCCCAATTACTGTGGCAGAGATGGCAACGTTGAGAGAACTTGAGGCAGGAAATCGGGACATCCGCGATCTCACAGGACTTGAGTTTGCAACAAACCTGGGCTTCCTAAATGTTGAGAGTAACTCAATATCGGATATATCACCGCTGGCAGGATTAACTAATCTTACAGAATTAAAAATGGGAGGCAACCCGATATCAGATATATCACCGCTGGCCTCTTTGACAAAGTTGCGTCAGATATGGTTTAATGACACTGAAGTAGCCGACCTCTCACCCCTCGCGTCCTTACGCGATCTTGAAACAATAAATGCCGCGGCCACGCGTATATCAAGCCTCGCGCCTTTAGAAGGACTTACAAAACTGAGAATATTAGAAACCATACATTCCGATATCTCGGATCTCTCACCTCTTGCAGGATTAACCAACTTAACAAGACTCCTCTTATACGATTGCAAAGCAACCGATCTTTTACCTCTACGGGGCTTAACAAAACTGAGATGGCTCGGTTTTCCACATACCAATAATATTACTGACTTCTCTCCCTTGTCGGGATTAACAGAGTTGAGGCATCTCGACCTATTCCATACTGAGATTTCAGATCTTTCCCCGTTAGCGAAACTGATTAACTTAGAAACATTGATATTAGACTGGAATCGCATTGTAGATGTCTCGCCACTTGCTTCCTTGCATAACTTGAAGACTTTATACCTGCATGTCAACAACATAGAGGATTTCTCGCCCCTAGATGGTATACGGAAAAATATAGAAGTCTTCACATGGCACAGAAACCCTGGCTATCCAAAAGGCGGTCCAAAAATTGAAGGACCCTGGTTATGGTTGATGTTACAAAGTCATTGGACGGAAGGAATGGATCAAATAGATCATTTGTCAAAAGCATCTAATGGAAAAATTACGGAACAGCAGATTGCTACTCTCGGTACGGCGGACGGAGAGAGGATTGGTGATAGCGTATGGTTAAAAAGCACCCTTGAGCCTTATCATTATGATGATCCCAATAGAAACTATAACAACCTTCGGAGATTGCTGTTACCTGAAGAAGAAGTTGTTGAATCTAAATCCCCTTGGTTTGAGGTTTATAGCACCATTACCTTGTATTCTCCACGGGCACAGCACACGAGAATATTTATAGGTGCAGCGGACTCCCCTCGAAAAGTTTTACTCAATGGTGAGTTAGTCTACCACTACGAACACTATGTTGATAGAGATGCATGGAATACTGATTACCAGGATTTTTTCCCTATCACACTGCGAAAAGGGAAGAACGTGTTGTTAGTGCATCATAAGTACAACACACGGCGACCAATAGGCTACTTTTTTGGATTTGAACCTGGCACCGAATATAGCGTAGTCAATCCCCGTGTCGGGTACACCTTCTCTGAGCCAAAAATCCATGTCGGTGATACATTTACCCTCGACCTCAGCACAGAAAACATCTATGATTTAGCAGGCTGGCAATTTGATATTGCCTTTGATCCTACTGTGCTTGAAGTCGTTGAAGTCAACGAAGGCGATTTCCTGAAAACAGGAGGCGAAACGACCTTTTTCCAAAAAGGAACAATTGATAACTCGACCGGCAAAATTACCAAACTCAGTTCAGCAAGACTCAGCGAAGACGGGGTCAGCGGTACAGGAACGCTTCTGTCGGTGATGTTCACAGCAAAAACAGCTGGACAAACGCAGTTGAAACTCGAAAATTTTCAACTCGCTGCTATCACCGGTGTATCTATCCCTGCGGGTCCACAAGAGGTTGTTATCACTGTAGAAGGACAACTCGCTACTGGAGATGTGAATCGAGATGGACAGGTAAATATCCTGGATATGGTGCTTGTCGCTCGACACTTCGGGAAAACTGTGCCCCCTGATTCGGATGTAGACCTGAATGGTGATGGTGTTGTCAATATCCAGGACCTTATCATCGTGGCGCAACACTTAGGCGAAACTACCTCGGCTGCACCATCAATTTTTGCTGTAGATGATATAGAGGGAATAGATCCAGCCATGATACAGGTTTGGATAGAACAGGCACAAGTTGAAGATGATGGTTCTATTGCCTTCCGAAAAGGCATCGCCAACCTTGAGCAGCTTCTCACCCTGTTCATCCCAGAGACGACCGCCTTACTTAACAACTATCCAAACCCATTCAACCCAGAGACATGGATACCCTATCAACTGTCCGAACCGGCTGAGGTTACCTTGCGTATCTACGCTGTGAATGGCAGTTTGATCCGAACATTAGCATTGGGACAAATGCCCGCTGGCATCTATCAAATCCGCCCCCGTGCCGCATATTGGGACGGCAAAAATGATCTCGGCGAATCTGTTGCGAGTGGTGTCTATTTCTACACGCTGACAGCCGGAAATTTTACTGCAACCAAAAAAATGTTGATAAGGAAATAG
- the aspS gene encoding aspartate--tRNA ligase has translation MSQETQETTSSCLKRTHYCGDLRLTDAGTTAQLNGWVKRRRDHGGVIFVDLRDRTGITQVVFDPQIEEKAHALADAVRSEFVLNVSGTVRERDPGELLFHAEAAYQAELADGSLSPAFRALFSDVDAKYTLSEEIEVATRVAGARWLLTDVENNRTYHIENKEKVLSIYQGTVNPELDTGEIELAVDSLQILNTAKTPPFPVEDDIDVAEDIRMRYRFIDLRRPEMQKTLAMRHQAALAARNYMNEQGFLEIETPILMNSTPEGARDVLVPSRHYPGRFYALPQSPQQFKQILMMSGVDRYFQIARCFRDEDTRADRQLEFTQLDIEMSFAGIDDVLEVTEGLMKRIFEEAGGIPVQTPFLRLPYHESMARFGNDKPDTRFGMELTDLSDVMADCDFQVFTRTLESGGEVKAIAAPGGADFSRKDIDDLTEFVATYRAKGLAWVKVTTDGFSSGIVKFFTTEQLETAQERTGAQPGDIMFFVADRPKVVADALGNLRLHLGRKLNLIDETQYNFLWIVDYPLFEWNEDENRYEPFHHLFTGATEETLPLLETDPGKVQSQHYDLVCNGYEICSGSVRIHQWDIQQKIFNILDITPEEVESRFGYFIEALAYGTPPHAGIAPGLDRMVMLMRNEENIREVIAFPKSQQGLCPLTHAPSVVTDAQLEELSIHVDVDG, from the coding sequence ATGTCTCAAGAAACCCAAGAAACTACATCGTCTTGTTTAAAACGAACCCATTATTGTGGTGACCTACGCTTAACCGATGCGGGAACAACCGCGCAACTCAACGGTTGGGTCAAACGTCGCCGCGATCACGGTGGGGTCATCTTCGTTGATTTACGCGACAGGACAGGCATCACACAAGTCGTTTTTGACCCGCAGATTGAGGAAAAAGCGCACGCCCTCGCCGATGCTGTTAGAAGTGAATTTGTGTTGAACGTCAGCGGCACCGTCCGTGAACGCGATCCGGGCGAATTGCTCTTCCACGCAGAGGCAGCGTATCAGGCAGAACTCGCCGATGGTTCCCTTTCCCCCGCGTTCCGAGCCTTGTTTTCGGATGTTGACGCTAAATACACCCTCTCCGAAGAAATTGAGGTCGCAACCCGAGTCGCTGGCGCGCGATGGCTGCTCACCGATGTCGAAAATAATCGGACATATCATATTGAGAACAAGGAAAAAGTCCTCAGCATCTACCAAGGCACAGTCAATCCAGAACTTGATACGGGTGAGATCGAACTTGCTGTGGATTCTCTGCAGATTCTGAATACTGCCAAAACACCGCCGTTCCCGGTTGAAGACGATATTGACGTGGCGGAAGACATTCGGATGCGCTATCGGTTCATTGATCTGCGTCGTCCCGAGATGCAAAAAACTTTGGCGATGCGGCATCAGGCAGCACTTGCAGCGCGTAACTACATGAACGAGCAGGGTTTCCTTGAAATTGAGACACCCATTTTGATGAACAGCACGCCCGAAGGGGCACGTGATGTCCTCGTGCCGAGTCGTCATTATCCGGGTAGGTTCTATGCGCTCCCGCAATCACCGCAGCAGTTTAAGCAGATTCTCATGATGAGCGGCGTTGATCGGTATTTCCAGATCGCGCGGTGCTTCCGTGATGAGGACACCCGTGCCGACAGACAGTTAGAGTTCACGCAGCTTGACATTGAGATGTCATTCGCAGGGATAGACGATGTACTTGAGGTGACCGAGGGGTTGATGAAACGAATATTTGAAGAGGCGGGTGGCATTCCTGTCCAGACACCTTTCCTACGCCTACCCTATCATGAATCAATGGCACGTTTCGGAAACGACAAACCCGATACGCGGTTCGGCATGGAGCTTACCGACCTCTCAGATGTTATGGCGGATTGTGATTTCCAGGTGTTCACACGCACCTTGGAAAGCGGCGGAGAGGTTAAAGCCATCGCTGCACCGGGTGGAGCAGACTTTTCACGCAAAGACATCGACGATCTGACCGAGTTTGTCGCCACTTACCGAGCAAAAGGTTTGGCATGGGTCAAGGTCACCACAGATGGCTTCTCGTCCGGTATCGTTAAGTTCTTCACAACAGAGCAACTTGAAACAGCGCAAGAGAGAACGGGTGCGCAGCCGGGGGATATTATGTTCTTTGTTGCTGACAGACCGAAAGTCGTTGCTGATGCACTTGGCAATCTCCGTCTCCATCTCGGACGAAAACTCAACCTTATTGACGAAACCCAATACAATTTCTTATGGATTGTCGATTATCCGCTGTTTGAATGGAACGAAGATGAAAATCGGTACGAACCTTTCCACCATCTGTTCACAGGCGCGACGGAAGAAACTTTACCGCTGTTAGAAACAGATCCGGGGAAGGTCCAGAGCCAACACTACGATCTCGTATGTAACGGGTATGAAATCTGTAGCGGAAGCGTCAGGATTCACCAATGGGATATCCAACAAAAGATCTTCAACATTCTGGACATCACCCCGGAAGAGGTCGAAAGTCGGTTTGGCTATTTCATAGAGGCGTTGGCGTATGGTACACCTCCGCATGCCGGCATCGCACCCGGACTTGACCGGATGGTGATGTTGATGCGAAACGAGGAAAACATCCGTGAAGTCATCGCATTCCCGAAATCGCAACAGGGGCTTTGCCCGCTCACGCATGCCCCGTCCGTTGTAACGGATGCCCAGTTAGAAGAACTCTCCATCCACGTTGATGTAGACGGCTAA
- a CDS encoding dicarboxylate/amino acid:cation symporter, translating to MNENEKKPKVSLGLLYGIIIAIVAGALIGGYAPDYAIHTTILGEIFLNLLKMIVVPLVVLSMIVGITNLGDIRNIGSIGGRTVLYYMATTALSVLVGIILVNIISPGKGLSQGEERADLSYTLSGAEMLTLEMSGEFNRTYNNKYVITLTDQDIRGEVESIDGTTVTVKSWQPFRDARYVTTDDGERLLFSDGQLVRIEPESTGEGIDISLPIATRMSDKTERTMGNTIKEVFLGNEKTGKEGMIPSNVFKAMVHTDILPLIFFSLLIGAALSMLGDVGKPVISVISGLNEAVMKLVHWIMYVAPVGIFGLIAGRIGEAKGFAGFWPELIAVGKYSATVVLGLGVHAVIILPILLLFLGRRNPLNYFKGMATALLNAFSTASSSATLPLTMEGVENQNGVSRRTSSFVLPLGATINMDGTALYEAVAVMFIAQVYAISMDPAQQIVVVLTATLAAIGAAGIPEAGLVTMVIVLRAVDLPVEGITLILSIDWLLDRFRTAVNVWGDSIGAGVIETYESRDSDTTEAPATT from the coding sequence ATGAACGAAAACGAAAAGAAACCAAAAGTAAGTCTCGGCCTACTTTACGGAATTATCATTGCCATTGTTGCTGGTGCACTTATTGGAGGTTATGCCCCAGATTATGCAATCCACACAACAATCCTCGGTGAGATATTCTTAAACCTATTGAAGATGATAGTAGTACCGCTTGTTGTCTTGTCCATGATAGTCGGGATAACAAATTTAGGCGACATCCGTAACATCGGTTCCATCGGCGGACGGACTGTGCTGTACTACATGGCAACAACCGCGCTCTCCGTTCTCGTTGGGATAATTCTCGTGAACATCATCTCACCGGGGAAGGGGTTATCACAAGGCGAAGAGCGTGCCGATCTGAGTTACACACTCTCTGGTGCTGAGATGCTCACGCTTGAAATGAGTGGCGAATTCAATCGGACCTATAACAATAAATATGTGATTACCCTCACGGACCAGGACATCCGTGGTGAAGTCGAATCCATTGACGGAACAACAGTCACAGTAAAATCGTGGCAACCCTTCAGGGATGCCCGTTACGTCACCACAGACGATGGGGAACGCTTGTTATTCTCTGACGGTCAGCTCGTCCGGATAGAACCCGAAAGTACCGGTGAAGGCATTGACATCAGCTTGCCGATCGCCACAAGAATGTCCGACAAAACCGAGCGGACGATGGGCAACACCATCAAAGAGGTGTTCCTCGGCAACGAGAAGACCGGTAAAGAGGGGATGATCCCCTCAAACGTCTTCAAAGCGATGGTGCACACCGACATTCTGCCCTTAATCTTCTTCTCGCTCCTTATCGGTGCGGCTTTATCCATGCTTGGTGATGTTGGCAAACCCGTCATCTCCGTGATTTCTGGATTAAATGAGGCGGTGATGAAACTCGTCCATTGGATAATGTATGTCGCGCCTGTAGGTATTTTCGGCTTAATCGCAGGCAGGATCGGCGAGGCGAAGGGGTTCGCAGGTTTCTGGCCCGAACTTATCGCCGTCGGTAAGTATAGTGCGACAGTTGTGTTAGGACTTGGTGTACACGCTGTTATCATTTTACCGATACTCTTACTGTTCCTCGGACGTAGAAATCCGCTCAACTATTTCAAAGGTATGGCAACGGCTTTACTCAACGCCTTTTCGACAGCGAGTTCAAGTGCGACTTTACCCCTAACGATGGAAGGTGTTGAGAACCAGAACGGTGTCTCCAGACGGACCTCCAGTTTTGTACTTCCGTTGGGCGCAACCATCAATATGGATGGCACCGCACTCTATGAGGCAGTCGCTGTCATGTTCATCGCACAGGTCTATGCAATTTCCATGGATCCAGCACAACAAATAGTTGTCGTGTTGACCGCGACTTTGGCAGCTATCGGCGCAGCAGGGATACCGGAAGCAGGGCTTGTTACAATGGTTATCGTGCTCAGAGCCGTCGATCTCCCGGTTGAGGGGATAACGCTGATTCTCTCCATTGATTGGTTACTCGACCGATTCCGTACCGCAGTTAACGTCTGGGGCGACAGCATCGGCGCAGGCGTAATTGAGACGTATGAATCCAGAGACAGCGATACAACCGAAGCCCCAGCTACCACATAG